One stretch of Streptomyces sp. MMBL 11-1 DNA includes these proteins:
- a CDS encoding ATP-binding protein, translated as MRDPLSALSDAFTSFLFGKVETTRLPVRTSTGQAQAVYLPTAAPGLGDSGVIIGREVYSGKGYIYDPFQLYGQQLPAPHWLVLGESGNGKSALEKTYVLRQLRFRDRQVVVLDAQGEDGVGEWNLIAQELGITPIRLDPTAALNGGIRLNPLDPSITTTGQLALLRTIIEVAMGHGLDERSGFALKVAHAYVTATITERQPVLMDIVEQLRHPEPESAEAMNVDIDDVRAWGLDVALVLDRLVDGDLRGMFDGPTAAGIDLDAPLIVFDLSHIDRNSIAMPILMAIVGVWLEHTWIRPDRKKRIFLVEEAWHIINSPFVAQLFQRLLKFGRRLGLSFVAVVHHLSDVVDGAAAKEAAAILKMASTRTIYAQKSDEARATGRVIGLPRWAVEIIPTLTPGIAVWDVNGNVQVVKHLITEAERPLVFTDRAMTEGSADDMLPDDIRAAELEAEQRAARIEHQQRMNESSESTVA; from the coding sequence ATGCGAGACCCCCTGTCCGCATTGTCGGATGCCTTCACCTCGTTCCTCTTCGGCAAGGTGGAGACGACCCGCCTCCCCGTCCGTACGTCGACGGGCCAGGCCCAGGCCGTCTACCTCCCCACCGCCGCCCCCGGCCTCGGCGACTCCGGCGTGATCATCGGCCGCGAGGTCTACAGCGGGAAGGGCTACATCTACGACCCCTTCCAGCTGTACGGGCAACAGCTCCCCGCCCCCCACTGGCTCGTCCTCGGCGAGTCCGGCAACGGCAAGTCCGCACTGGAGAAGACCTACGTCCTGCGCCAACTCCGCTTCCGTGACCGGCAGGTCGTCGTCCTCGACGCCCAGGGCGAGGACGGCGTCGGCGAATGGAACCTCATCGCCCAGGAGCTGGGCATAACCCCCATCCGGCTGGACCCCACCGCAGCGCTCAACGGCGGCATCCGGCTCAACCCCCTCGACCCCTCCATCACCACCACCGGCCAGCTCGCCCTGCTCCGTACGATCATCGAAGTCGCGATGGGCCACGGGCTCGACGAGCGTTCCGGCTTCGCGCTGAAGGTGGCCCACGCCTACGTCACCGCGACCATCACCGAGCGCCAGCCGGTCCTGATGGACATCGTGGAGCAGCTGCGCCATCCGGAGCCCGAGTCCGCCGAGGCGATGAACGTCGACATAGACGATGTACGGGCCTGGGGCCTGGACGTCGCCCTGGTCCTGGACCGCCTGGTCGACGGTGACCTGCGCGGCATGTTCGACGGCCCCACGGCCGCCGGCATCGACCTCGACGCGCCCCTCATCGTCTTCGACCTCTCGCACATCGACCGCAACTCGATCGCGATGCCGATCCTGATGGCGATCGTCGGCGTCTGGCTGGAGCACACCTGGATCAGGCCGGACCGCAAGAAGCGCATCTTCCTGGTCGAAGAGGCGTGGCACATCATCAACTCCCCGTTCGTCGCCCAGCTCTTCCAGCGCCTGCTGAAGTTCGGACGCCGGCTCGGCCTCTCGTTCGTCGCCGTCGTCCACCACCTCAGCGACGTGGTGGACGGAGCAGCGGCGAAGGAAGCGGCGGCCATCCTCAAAATGGCCTCCACCCGCACGATCTACGCCCAGAAATCGGACGAGGCCAGAGCGACCGGCCGGGTCATCGGCCTACCCCGCTGGGCCGTCGAGATCATCCCGACCCTCACCCCCGGCATCGCCGTCTGGGACGTCAACGGCAACGTCCAGGTCGTCAAACACCTGATCACCGAAGCCGAACGCCCCCTGGTCTTCACCGACCGCGCCATGACCGAGGGATCGGCGGACGACATGCTCCCCGACGACATCCGCGCCGCCGAACTGGAGGCGGAGCAACGGGCGGCCCGGATCGAACACCAGCAACGGATGAACGAGTCGTCAGAGTCAACGGTGGCCTGA